GGACCATCTGACCATCGCCGATGTCGCGGCGCAGGTCGGCATCAGTCGCGGCATGCTGTCGAAGATCGAGAACGGTCAGACCGCGACCAGTCTCGATACGCTCTCACGCATTGCCCGTGCGTTGGGCGTGTCGCTCGCCCACCTCTTCCGCTACTACGACGTGCCGTCCGGGGGCGCGCAATTGGTGAGAGCGGGCGCCGGCATGGAGGTGGTTCGCCGGGGCACCCGCTGCGGGCACACCTACCATCTGCTCGCCTACGATCAGGGTCCGCAGAAGAACTTCGAGCCATTCCTCATCACCATGGACGATGCTTCCGAAGTGTTTCCCACCTTCGAGCATCCGGGTAACGAATTCATCTACATGCTGGAAGGGCGGATCGAATACCGTCACGGCCAGCACACGTACATGCTCGGACCCGGCGATTCACTCACCTTCCGCGGCAGCGTGCCGCACGGCCCCGAGAATCTCATCGAGCTGCCCATCAAGTTCCTGGCGGTCATCGTCTACGGCAGCGACGCGGGCTGAACCGGTCATATGGAAGGCATCACGATCGCACCGGCGTGCGCCGAGGACGTCCCGGCCCTGCAAGCGCTGCTCGCGGCACTGTTCTCCATCGAGGTGGATTTCCATCCGGATGCCGGACGT
The window above is part of the Betaproteobacteria bacterium genome. Proteins encoded here:
- a CDS encoding helix-turn-helix domain-containing protein — encoded protein: DHLTIADVAAQVGISRGMLSKIENGQTATSLDTLSRIARALGVSLAHLFRYYDVPSGGAQLVRAGAGMEVVRRGTRCGHTYHLLAYDQGPQKNFEPFLITMDDASEVFPTFEHPGNEFIYMLEGRIEYRHGQHTYMLGPGDSLTFRGSVPHGPENLIELPIKFLAVIVYGSDAG